From a single Arachis hypogaea cultivar Tifrunner chromosome 3, arahy.Tifrunner.gnm2.J5K5, whole genome shotgun sequence genomic region:
- the LOC112735628 gene encoding gibberellin 2-beta-dioxygenase-like, translated as MVKACQDYGFFKLINHGVSFDLISNLENHALNFFNHPQSLKHMAAPPHDPFGYGSSRIGSNGDVGRVEYLLLSPNSLLILHQLPVLFRCALEEYMVAMKKMCCEVLEVMAEGLGIGERNALSRVVGDERSDSCFRLNHYPPVAAEEDGKMLIGFGEHTDPQIISVLRSNNESGLQICLNDGSWVSIPPDPTSFFINVGDSLQVMTNRRFKSVKHRVLAESKQSRMSMIYFGGAALSEKIAPLKSLMSKDEESLYKEFTWLEYKNAAYKSRLADNRLSLFEK; from the exons ATGGTCAAGGCCTGCCAGGACTATGGCTTCTTCAAGCTCATCAACCATGGCGTTTCATTCGACCTCATCTCCAACCTCGAAAACCATGCCCTTAACTTCTTCAACCACCCGCAGTCTCTCAAACACATGGCTGCCCCGCCTCACGACCCTTTCGGCTACGGCAGCAGCCGAATTGGCTCCAACGGGGACGTCGGCCGGGTCGAGTACCTCCTCCTCTCCCCTAACTCCCTCCTCATTCTCCACCAGTTACCCGTACTCTTCAG ATGCGCGTTGGAAGAGTACATGGTGGCGATGAAGAAGATGTGCTGCGAGGTGCTGGAGGTAATGGCAGAGGGACTGGGGATTGGGGAGAGGAATGCGCTGAGTAGGGTGGTTGGGGACGAGAGGAGTGATTCGTGCTTTAGGTTGAACCACTATCCGCCGGTGGCGGCAGAGGAGGATGGGAAAATGTTGATTGGGTTTGGGGAGCACACAGACCCACAGATAATATCAGTGCTTCGATCGAACAACGAATCGGGGCTTCAGATATGTCTTAACGATGGCAGTTGGGTTTCTATACCACCTGATCCTACTTCCTTTTTCATCAATGTTGGTGACTCCTTGCAG GTAATGACCAATAGAAGGTTTAAAAGTGTAAAGCACAGGGTATTGGCAGAGTCAAAGCAGTCAAGGATGTCAATGATATATTTTGGAGGAGCAGCATTAAGTGAAAAGATAGCACCATTGAAATCACTCATGTCGAAAGACGAAGAGAGCCTTTACAAGGAATTCACATGGTTGGAATACAAGAATGCTGCATACAAGTCAAGGCTTGCTGATAATAGGCTCAGCCTCTTTGAGAAATAA